From Sporosarcina sp. Marseille-Q4943, the proteins below share one genomic window:
- a CDS encoding zinc metallopeptidase: MSFIVYLAIIMLLPLYAQFKVKNTYNRYVKVRSTSGMTGAQVARLILDRNGLEDVKVVESKGFLSDHYNPLTKTVALSSQNYHEASVAGTAIAAHEVGHAIQDAEAYAFLRFRHRLAPVANITSNASWIFIIAGMLLTIPMAKSLLGLGIAFMAVGVLFQIVTLPVEFNASSRAMNQIVELGIIRNEEEPHAKKVLSAAAMTYVAATAVAVMELARLLLIFTNKE, from the coding sequence GTGTCGTTTATCGTTTATCTGGCTATTATCATGTTGCTTCCGTTATATGCCCAATTCAAAGTGAAAAATACGTATAACAGATATGTAAAAGTCCGTTCGACTTCAGGAATGACCGGAGCCCAAGTGGCACGTCTTATCCTTGACCGAAATGGTTTGGAAGATGTGAAAGTCGTTGAAAGTAAAGGGTTTTTGAGTGACCATTATAACCCATTGACTAAAACGGTAGCATTGTCATCACAGAACTATCATGAAGCTTCGGTTGCGGGTACAGCAATTGCAGCCCATGAAGTCGGACACGCCATCCAAGACGCCGAAGCATATGCGTTCTTGCGTTTCCGCCATCGATTGGCACCAGTAGCTAACATTACATCAAATGCTTCATGGATTTTCATCATTGCGGGTATGCTCCTAACAATCCCAATGGCGAAATCCCTACTTGGACTAGGTATCGCCTTTATGGCAGTGGGTGTTTTATTCCAAATCGTAACGCTGCCGGTTGAATTCAATGCATCCAGCCGTGCAATGAATCAAATTGTTGAACTAGGAATCATTCGGAATGAAGAAGAGCCCCATGCTAAGAAAGTATTGAGCGCTGCCGCAATGACATATGTCGCTGCTACAGCAGTTGCCGTAATGGAACTGGCTCGACTTTTGTTAATTTTTACAAACAAAGAATAA
- a CDS encoding nucleotide pyrophosphohydrolase has protein sequence MNTITNEGDGSKLEQAKTMKNMQDEVHAYISGFEEGYFPPMEMLARLTEELGELAREVQHVYGMKKKKDNEEIKSLEEETGDLLFVLVCFANSQGISLEDALMGVMTKFNNRDADRWTKKEEF, from the coding sequence ATGAATACGATAACAAATGAAGGGGACGGAAGCAAATTGGAACAAGCTAAAACGATGAAAAACATGCAAGATGAAGTCCATGCATACATATCGGGTTTTGAGGAAGGCTATTTCCCTCCAATGGAAATGTTGGCCCGGCTAACGGAAGAGCTTGGCGAACTTGCGAGGGAAGTGCAGCACGTCTATGGCATGAAAAAGAAAAAAGATAACGAAGAGATCAAATCGCTGGAAGAGGAAACAGGTGATTTGCTGTTCGTGCTCGTCTGCTTTGCAAACTCACAAGGAATCAGCCTGGAGGACGCATTGATGGGCGTCATGACTAAGTTTAATAATCGCGATGCAGACCGCTGGACGAAGAAGGAGGAATTTTGA
- the dapB gene encoding 4-hydroxy-tetrahydrodipicolinate reductase translates to MKIKVAIAGARGRMGSTAIEAIEAANDAEVVAALDYKYDGLHLHNGAINEDNQGIPVYTSLSKLCAEHKPAVLLDVTDPDAVFNNVKAALSLGVHPVVGTSGLTKTELETITELVGSTRIGGIIAPNFSIGAVLMMKFAAQAARYLGDVEIIEMHHDRKLDAPSGTAVKTAEMIKEIRPAHIQGHPDEQVHLDGARGADVEGMKIHSVRLPGLLAHQQVLLGGEGELLTLRHDSFDRKSFMPGIMMAIREVIGREDLVYGLENIID, encoded by the coding sequence ATGAAAATTAAAGTAGCCATCGCAGGGGCCCGGGGAAGAATGGGGTCTACAGCGATAGAAGCGATAGAAGCAGCAAATGACGCAGAAGTCGTTGCTGCGCTTGATTATAAATACGATGGTTTGCATTTACATAACGGTGCAATAAATGAAGACAATCAGGGAATCCCGGTTTATACATCGCTCTCCAAGCTTTGTGCAGAGCACAAGCCGGCAGTTCTTTTGGATGTGACTGATCCGGATGCCGTCTTCAATAATGTGAAGGCTGCGTTGTCACTTGGCGTTCATCCTGTCGTCGGCACGTCCGGACTGACAAAGACAGAGTTGGAGACGATCACTGAATTGGTGGGATCGACCCGTATCGGAGGAATCATTGCTCCTAACTTCTCAATAGGTGCAGTTCTTATGATGAAATTTGCAGCACAGGCAGCGCGCTATTTAGGTGATGTGGAAATTATTGAGATGCATCACGACAGGAAACTGGATGCTCCATCCGGTACGGCTGTCAAAACGGCCGAGATGATCAAGGAAATCCGGCCTGCCCATATTCAAGGCCATCCCGACGAGCAAGTCCATTTGGATGGTGCGCGGGGAGCTGACGTTGAAGGAATGAAAATTCATAGCGTGCGGTTGCCAGGTCTGCTTGCTCACCAGCAGGTGCTTCTCGGAGGCGAAGGGGAATTGCTGACGTTACGACACGATTCATTTGACCGGAAAAGCTTTATGCCAGGCATTATGATGGCGATCCGCGAAGTGATCGGTCGAGAAGACCTTGTATATGGATTGGAAAATATAATCGATTAA
- a CDS encoding YitT family protein — MLRGIKFKNIFFIILGAAIFSFGLVHFNIQHELAEGGFTGITLILLFAFNWDPAIMNLLLNIPMFIIGWKLLGRKVFIYTIIGTVAVSVFLKIFMKYQFNIHLEGDMFLVALFAGVFIGIGLGIIFRYGGTTGGVDIIARLAHKYIGWSMGKTMFMFDAFVILLSWAVYLDHRSMMYTLVALFVGARVIDFVQEGAYAARGAFIISEAQDEIASTITLEMDRGVTVFRGYGHFTKSDREILYCVVGKNEMMRLKNIVTSIDPHAFVSVTDVHDVLGEGFTLDDQKRPLDH, encoded by the coding sequence TTGTTACGCGGAATAAAATTCAAAAATATCTTCTTTATTATCCTAGGCGCCGCCATTTTCAGTTTCGGTCTTGTACATTTTAATATTCAGCATGAACTGGCGGAAGGAGGATTTACCGGTATTACACTTATCCTCTTGTTTGCCTTCAATTGGGATCCCGCCATCATGAACCTATTGTTGAACATTCCGATGTTCATCATCGGTTGGAAACTGTTAGGAAGAAAGGTTTTCATCTACACGATTATTGGTACCGTCGCTGTATCCGTCTTCCTGAAAATATTTATGAAATACCAGTTCAACATCCACTTGGAAGGCGATATGTTCCTTGTAGCCTTGTTCGCAGGGGTTTTCATCGGTATTGGGCTCGGCATCATTTTCCGGTATGGTGGAACAACTGGCGGTGTAGATATTATCGCACGTTTGGCGCATAAGTACATAGGCTGGAGCATGGGAAAAACAATGTTTATGTTTGACGCGTTCGTTATTTTGCTATCGTGGGCGGTCTACTTGGATCATCGGTCTATGATGTATACCCTTGTCGCACTATTTGTCGGTGCTCGTGTCATCGATTTCGTTCAAGAAGGTGCTTATGCAGCAAGAGGGGCTTTCATTATATCGGAAGCCCAGGATGAAATCGCTTCTACGATTACGTTGGAAATGGATCGCGGCGTAACTGTTTTCAGGGGGTATGGTCATTTCACGAAATCGGATCGTGAAATATTATATTGCGTAGTCGGTAAAAATGAAATGATGCGTTTGAAAAATATTGTTACGTCAATTGATCCGCATGCTTTTGTGTCCGTTACGGATGTGCACGATGTGTTGGGTGAAGGATTCACACTCGATGACCAGAAACGACCTTTGGATCATTAA